In Camelina sativa cultivar DH55 chromosome 17, Cs, whole genome shotgun sequence, the genomic stretch AAGAGTCAGgaacaagctgaagaaagagaagcattgaACTAAGAAGTTAAAGTAGTGGGCAAGTCATGATGCAACAAGGCAAAAGCCTTAGTGTTTGGAGGACATAAAGATTAAGAGGAGCCAAGAGaatgctggagatgaagaagctttccGAGAAGTATCAGCAAATGCTGGTATAAGTATGAAGGGAGACCATGGAGACAAAAGAACCAAGGAAAGGAAGAATGCGGTAAAGGGATTGACGTGGTAGTAATTACAAGGCAACGACACCTATGCTAAGGGGTATCGACATCACTcaaaagaaggagaaggcgtgagaattcggggacgaattcttataagggggggagaatgtagtgaccctcaccagGAGtagaaatcttaaaataaaagattgagAAAATGGCCCGGAAAAGacgtaagaaaaaagaagaaggaaaacaaagGGGAATGGCCGAGAGAAGCCCGAGAAAATATTCGTAAGTCGGAGAATGGCCGAGCCAAGACCGGAGTAACCGGATGCACGACCGAGACCCTAAGACTGATCGGGAGTCGGAAGAATCGGCCGAGAACACCGAGAAAAGTGGTCGAAAAAACTTGTCGAGAAGGTCGAGGAAAATTCGTCGAGGAAATCTGTCGAGAGGACCCGAGAGAATTGTCGAGTGCCCGAGGAAATTGTCGAGTACTCGAGAGAGTTGCCGAGTACCCGAGAGAGTTGCCGAGTACCCGAGAGAGTTGCCGAGTACCCGAGAgagttgccgagtactcgagagaaTTGTCAAGAGCTTGAGAGAACTATCAAGAGTCCGAGCAAATTGTCGAGAGCCCGAGGAATTTGCCGATGACCCGAGAAAGTTGTCGAGACATCCGAGACGCGTAGTCGAAATTACCGAGGCATATCGTCGAGACGTGTTACCGAGCCGTTCGAGGCGTATTGTCTGAATTGCCCGAGAGACTGCCGAATTTACCGAGCAGAACGTCCGAACGATCGAGAAAATGATCTGAATGAGTCGAGAATTGCCAGAGGGAATGTCGAAGGTGCTGGACAAGGGATCGAATAATTGAGAGGAAATTattcttttctcaaaattttgacCAATGAGAGTTAAGGAAAGTGGAAGACTAATTTAATCAAGGAAGGAGTTAGTGgaagaattaaaaattcaaggaGATTAAGGGAGATAGTGGAGGATTAACCTAATCAAGAAGAATAAGGAAGATGGTGGAATCCTATTGGCCAAGAGCAAACCCTAATGTGCACTAATAAGAGTGTTTACATGCTCTAATACACAAAATAAATGGCGATCGATGATTGGGGGTGCAAGTCACGCCTCACATGCCAGGAGGGAGAGTGACACTTGTCGAGGAGCACTAAGGAAGAAGGCTCGAAATTTCGCCTATAAATACAAGAGGATCAACTTCATTTTGTGGTTGTTCTCTCATTTGCACTCAAACCACTTATGTCtctttgagagaaagaaagagacgaaAAAAGAGAGTTGTCGAGGAAGATCGAGAGAAGGATCAAGAACGATCGAGAGGGAGATCAAGAGGAGAAATTATCGACGTGTGCGTCTAGAAAAGACCAAGAAAGATCGACGGCTGTGTCGAAGAGAGATCGAGGAGATAAGCGGTTGCGGGACGAAGCGAGAAGCTGTTTGACACAAAGTAGGAGCGGATTTTCTGGTCGAGTGGTGCTGTGAAGTCCGAGTATCATCGACGGTTGCGCAAGAGGTGAGTCTGAGGTAGTGCATGTAGAGTAGTACATGTAGTTGCAGTTTGAAATATGTTGCATGCAAacatggtaggattcatgctagaatcATCATGCGAAAATGAACTAGTTGCATGCTAAATAATTGGGACTCACTCAATAATTGGTGAAAGGGGAACTTGGGTGAATTTTAAGTATAATCGGATcacttaaaatttggtttaagggttgcatgcatgatgGAACCTAGAGGATTTTGTAAGTAATAATTCTTACTTAAAATCGGTTTCATGTATGACTAAAGGAGTGAAGAATTTTGCATTTAATTGCATAATATTGAGTGAGGTTACTTGCATGCTTAATCGAACTTGAGAATTTAAGAGATTAAATGGAGTTGCATGCGCAATTGGAGAGGATTTAAGCGGTTAAATCAAATTGGTTGCATGCGTAGATAAACTTGTTGCATGAATTGCTTAAGTTAAGGATAtaggttgcatgcatgtagttTAATCATAAGTTCCTTGAATTTCTATTCTCGTTACTTGTTGATTTATTGCATGTACTCTTGCTTGAAGTTTCTTGCCTGTTGTTGCTCgattttcttgcttgagttGTGGATAGTGTTTTAGCAAAGTCTCTTGAATAtgtttcttgagtcttagctAGTGTAGTGGCGATCTTCTTTTCCAAAGCGgttgtcacgcgtgagttcccgatGACCACTCACGCGGGGACACTGTCAgggctagctagctactagcgtaaccactacatgacgatgtagcctATTTGTGAATTCAtgctggtgacctttgtggtctcggcatgggaGAGGTaaggaacggaacagattatcgagggcccttaGGTGAAAAGTGTCTAGGGTATTTCAAGCGATCCTTGTTGTATTCTAGACGTCTTGTTTGGTTGTTCGGTCAAGGAGTTTAGGGTAGTTCAAGAGTTCCTTGTTTATCCTAGTTGTCCTTGCGAGTCGTGTAGAAGTGAAGACTCTAAAGTGAACTTTAGTCGTTTTATGATGCGCGTAGAGGGTTTAGAGCGTCGAGTCGAGTCGCATTGATCTAACCTCTCTTGTTTGATTGTGGTTTAATTTGCTTCTGCTAATGCTTTCGGCTGTgttgctttgattacttgcttgttttctttgcttgccggggtagtcgggttggggaagatagaatcctgtttaggagattggggtacccagactcactgagtaatcttagattactcatgacaATATTTGTGTCTTGCAGGGAACcttaagtgagtctagagccggagcGAACGTTAGGGtgccggatagggttttcttgtgttccttgtaaaaccctatatttttataaatggttatatataaattttccgactatctttatatatattgctttaatgatttatttgagatgaattattttattaaagtaatatatatatacggttttcaagaaaacatggcaagttgcaaatgatactcggccttgtccgggctgacacaacgcaccaggccgcgaggaTTGCAAAGCCTAAGCAGTCTCGGCTGCGGGTGGAGTTGTGCCttggaggaccggtcgggaagtctgcagcttccgtccctcggccGGATCACCTCGGCGCAATCCCGCAAGTGGCGTTCCGTGGCTGTCTGACGGCCTAAGTGGCCATatgacggttcgggggcgttacaccACCATTCCAAGTTTGTTGTGGATGTGATCACAAACTTGACGACTGGCGGCCTTGGTGAAGATATCGGCGAGTTGGTCTATACTTGGTGTATGGTATGGTAGTGTAACGCcctcttcaatcttctctcgaACCTTGTGGCAGTCCAACTcgatgtgtttggttctttcatgGAACACCGAGTTTGTGGCTATGTGTATCGCGGCCTCATTGTCGCAGTGCATAGGAATTGGTGTTGATGACTTGATGCCTAGTTCCTCTAGCAATGCCTTAAGCCATGTGAGTTCAGTAGTCAGCTTCCGCATCGCCCTATATTCGGACTCGGCACTTGACATCGATACAACTTTTTGCTTCTTAGTCTTCCAAGTCACAAGATTTCCTCCTATGAAGGTACAGTAGCCCGTTGTAGACCGTCTATCCGTCCTATCACCACCCCAATCCGCGTCACAATATCCTACGAGCTTGGTGTTGTCATTCTTTCCTATCCATATGCCTTGGCCTGGGCTCTTCTTGAGGTAGTGAAGGATTCTCTCCAAGATAGTCCAATGGTAGGTTGTTGGAGGTTTCATGTATTGACTCACCTGATTCACATCATAGCAAATATCAGGTCGAGTAAGTGTCAAATAGATCAACTTACCCACAAGACAGCGATAGCGAGACGGGTTCTCGTATGGAGGATCATTCCTCTCCCCCTTTCGTTCAACTTGGTAACCATCAGGGGGTGGTGTGTCAACTGTTTTGGCTCCTAGCTTTCCTGTTTCACAAAGAAAATCAAGGGTGTACTTTCTTTGTGAAAGAAATAAGCCCTCCGGAGAGCGACACACTTTAGTCCCAAGAAAGTACTTAAGCTCACCAAGATATTTGATATCAAATACAGAATTTAGGTGAGCTTTAATGTCTTTAATACCTTCCTGGTTGTCTCCCGAGATGATAAGATCATCTACATAGATGAGAACAACCACTATACCTTTGTCGCTTTGAAGACTAAAGAGAGAGTTATCGGAGTNNNNNNNNNNNNNNNNNNNNNNNNNNNNNNNNNNNNNNNNNNNNNNNNNNNNNNNNNNNNNNNNNNNNNNNNNNNNNNNNNNNNNNNNNNNNNNNNNNNNNNNNNNNNNNNNNNNNNNNNNNNNNNNNNNNNNNNNNNNNNNNNNNNNNNNNNNNNNNNNNNNNNNNNNNNNNNNNNNNNNNNNNNNNNNNNNNNNNNNNNNNNNNNNNNNNNNNNNNNNNNNNNNNNNNNNNNNNNNNNNNNNNNNNNNNNNNNNNNNNNNNNNNNNNNNNNNNNNNNNNNNNNNNNNNNNNNNNNNNNNNNNNNNNNNNNNNNNNNNNNNNNNNNNNNNNNNNNNNNNNNNNNNNNNNNNNNNNNNNNNNNNNNNNNNNNNNNNNNNNNNNNNNNNNNNNNNNNNNNNNNNNNNNNNNNNNNNNNNNNNNNNNNNNNNNNNNNNNNNNNNNNNNNNNNNNNNNNNNNNNNNNNNNNNNNNNNNNNNNNNNNNNNNNNNNNNNNNNNNNNNNNNNNNNNNNNNNNNNNNNNNNNNNNNNNNNNNNNNNNNNNNNNNNNNNNNNNNNNNNNNNNNNNNNNNNNNNNNNNNNNNNNNNNNNNNNNNNNNNNNNNNNNNNNNNNNNNNNNNNNNNNNNNNNNNNNNNNNNNNNNNNNNNNNNNNNNNNNNNNNNNNNNNNNNNNNNNNNNNNNNNNNNNNNNNNNNNNNNNNNNNNNNNNNNNNNNNNNNNNNNNNNACAGAATTTAGGTGAGCTTTAATGTCTTTAATACCTTCCTGGTTGTCTCCCGAGATGATAAGATCATCTACATAGATGAGAACAACCACTATACCTTTGTCGCTTTGAAGACTAAAGAGAGAGTTATCGGAGTGAGACTTCTTGAAGCCATATCCTATGAGTGTGGTGCTCAACTTGTGATACCAGGCTCGCGGTGATtgctttaaaccatatataGCTTTCCTTAGTCTCAATACTTTCCCGGGAGCAATCATGTCTTCGAGGCCAGGTGGTGGTGTCATGTAAACTTCTTCCTTTAATTCTCCTTGTAGGAAGGCattcttgacatccatctgccataacTCCCAAGATAGGTTTGTAGCTAGGGATAAGACTACTCTCACCATATGGCTGATATCAATGTGATTCCAATTCTCTGTAGTTCCGGAATGGATCAAGATTCTAtaacagtttacaaaatatcGCAGCATGTTGGACCCGAGATAATATTTAGAAGACATTAGAAATCTCATTGGTTAATGAGTCATTGTGTACTGTGTTGCctaaacaaaaatgtatatttttaaaaggttgacTCTTCGAAATGTAATCAACTATTTTGGTACGGGTACTTAGAAAATTTTGGGTATTTTGGTAACAATTAGaaagtttttgagaattataatttatttttttgataatttgatataactaaataaaaaagtaaatatataacgGGAATTCAGATATCTCATCTAAATGTCTTAtccaatttctattataatcaTCATCTAACGAGTAATcatttaaaaggtaacaaaatgCTGATGGATACGGGACAAGACAGAATGGGATGGTATGAGAAGGGAAGGGGTATTTCCCgttccaaaatatatacttcTAGGTTATATATGCACAACAATCCAAACtagaacaaaattgaaattcgatatttgaatttaatatcGATTTTGTACAAACACTTAATTCATGtacctaaaataataaaattttaactcatttttacgaatttaatatttatataaaatttattttgtccatGTTGTATCACGGATACTACCTAGTAGTAAATTAACTTGTAAACTTACAtgtaaaaagatatattacAATGATCCAAACGAGTAATTTCAATTAATGTTGATGAAcaaatcagaaattttttttttttgaaacataactCGGctaaagaggaaagaaaaagaacattaaTGATAAAAGCATAGAAAGCAACACAAGAATTCAAACACGAATAACATTCAAATTGAAACCTCGAGCAGAGATCTCTTTAAACTAGACTTTTAGGACATCCTCTCTCATTATAACATCGCAAGTCTTTGCaagaataacatatatataacttataccTGTATCAATATGGCTTTCACGTAAGCTCGTATGTCTTCTTTATAGAGGCCTAGTATGTCGTCCTCTTGCCCTGCCGCAGAGACGCGAATTCTTTGGGATAGGGTACTCATCTCTCAAAGACGTAGATGACGTGAAGACACGCAAGTAAAGCTGTTGTCCCAAGTATTGTCTTGCCCAAAACTCTGATCTTAAGTTCCACATTCCTACGTTGTCCAATGCAATGTAAATGGCTGTCCATGATTTTGGGTACACCTAAACATATACGGATTATgtttataattagaacaaataaaaccaaatgtGTTAAATTGACAATGAAGAGGGAAAACGAATGCCTCACTTGGACAGTGGAACGTGAAACTGCATCTCGTAGATTATAACCATTTCTGCTCCCTGTCTTCCACTGTCCACCATCCATCCTGCATTATATTCAACCACAAGTACACACTTTGTTCAACTTCAAGACAACAAATAAAGTAGCAAATAAAGAGCTTGCAAAATAAACATACCCGACAACCCAGAAAGAGTAACCATTGAGATGATAACTTTGGACGATATCTTCTTTATTCTCGAATATAATCTCGATAAAGGTTCTATAATCGACTTGCAAAACTGAGGTGTCAAGGTATAAACCTCCACCTGTGGGTTTGTCTGAGATACTGTTGATCTTATAGACACCGCTTATCTTGAAGAAGTCGGCCAGTTTTAAAGGGGTGTCAGAAGGCACAAATGACACACTATTGACACCATATCTTTGCTTTCCATTTATCTGTCCGGCTGAACTGCCGAACACGATAGTCCTAATGAGCGGTATAAGACCATAATGGTATGAACCTTGCGGGTTTGGTCTTGGTCCACTAGCTGTCAAGTTGgttctaccaaaaaaataaataccatATTTGTAATTGTAGTAACCTTTACATCTTAACTTCTTTATGGAGCTTAAAGCACCGTACCTAATTACTTTTGCAAGAAAGAATACCTGATGGCACGTGCTTGGTTCAAGGACCAATCGACCTGAATAGTGGGACCACCAGGAATTGGACCAGAAGCTGGGGTAGACGAGCCACTGTAGCGAAGAACACCAGTGCTTGTTATGATTTTATCCGTGAACCGAGACGAAACAACCACGTAGTAGTCACGAGGANCCTGCATTATATTCAACCACAAGTACACACTTTGTTCAACTTCAAGACAACAAATAAAGTAGCAAATAAAGAGCTTGCAAAATAAACATACCCGACAACCCAGAAAGAGTAACCATTGAGATGATAACTTTGGACGATATCTTCTTTATTCTCGAATATAATCTCGATAAAGGTTCTATAATCGACTTGCAAAACTGAGGTGTCAAGGTATAAACCTCCACCTGTGGGTTTGTCTGAGATACTGTTGATCTTATAGACACCGCTTATCTTGAAGAAGTCGGCCAGTTTTAAAGGGGTGTCAGAAGGCACAAATGACACACTATTGACACCATATCTTTGCTTTCCATTTATCTGTCCGGCTGAACTACCGAACACAATAGTCCTAATGAGCGGTATAAGACCATAATGGTATGAACCTTGCGGGTTTGGTCTTGGTCCACTAGCTGTCAAGTTGgttctaccaaaaaaataaataccatATTTGTAATTGTAGTAACCTTTACATCTTAACTTCTTTATGGAGCTTAAAGCACCGTACCTAATTACTTTTGCAAGAAAGAATACCTGATGGCACGTGCTTGGTTCAAGGACCAATCGACCTGAATAGTGGGACCACCAGGAATTGGACCAGAAGCTGAGGCAGACGAGCCACTGTAGCGAAGAACACCAGTGGTTGTTATGATTTTATCCGTGAACCGAGACGAAACAACCACGTAGTAGTCACGAGGAGATTGGTCAGCAGTAATGAGAACGGAGTAAGACTGGCCAACATGAATATCCAGTGAGGAAAACATGGTTTGAAGTGTGTGCGTCCCTTCAACTTCCACAAGCTTCATTCTGTGGTTTTGGATTCTGAAGTTTAGAGAATTTTGTAATCCAACGTTTGATATCCTCAATCGGTATGTTTTCCCTAGTACATTCACACAGACACACAGAGAGATAAGAATAGaattttctaagaaaaatatgttgaaCGAACAGAACGTAAGAAATAGATTACGATGTAATGCTAACACACCTTGCTCCACGTTTATAGTAGCACCGCTGCTTCGGCCATTGATAAGAATACCATCAGGAGAAGGTAACTTCTTTCCTCTGTCAAGACGAGACTTCAAATCCTGAAGAAGCATAAAAAAAGAGCactaattataaaaatcttaatatgcaataaaaaacaaattaagttgATCATTTCAAGAATAACGTTTGCATGAATCTGTATATTGGTTTAGGGTTGTTAAATTACGGCTTGTTATGGTtttcaactcaaaaccaatgGACAATAAGTCTATTAGTCCTCACCTCTTATGTATTATTGAATTCTCAtcatatttttcaatatatgaTCTTTTTCCACACgtccttttaaaataataattcttttagtTATTAATCTCGACAAAATTTATCATGCCTTCTCgaaataatgttttcttttttaactatttCGATGGAATTGAACCTTCCTTTGAGCCATCAATTAGTGGAATTATCGGACCTCTTAACTTTTAAACCGGATTAATTAATATGTCAAAGTGTGTTTAGATCAAAAGAGTTCttaccaataaaaaataataaataataaaaaataagagtGAAAAGTGAGAacatcaaaaacgaatcaaataataaaaggagttcaaattttttttttgtagttgtcACCAAAATACAAATAACAACATATgattggttttaaaattttactttttttttaattttttaattaataactaaactaaacaattaataataaaatagtatatttgaGAAACTGTAGAAGTCTCTCAccactataatttttttaatactatgtTAAATTAAGATTTATTATAAACTTCTAAATCATaatcaattggcaatgagtCAATTGACTCTAAATCTTTAacagtttatatattattaaatttaatcacATCTTTTAATGTGGAATTTGCTTTAcaagaattattttattaccgtaTGATTAGACTTGTACCAATCTCCAATGAGGACAGTGTAATCTCCTGCAGGGTCAGCGAAGGGAACTGGAATTCCCGGACGGCTAAGGATCCTGATGGCTCCGAACCCACCAGCCGCCTTGTGAAACGCAAGGGATGGGAAGTAGTAGAAACTTCCAATTTGGTCTTTCACTTGCAAAATGTATGTGTAATTGCTTCTTGGTGGAATTGGACACGTGGTTCCGTACATCCCGTCCACATAAGAGTTCCTTCTGTTTTGTACCCCGTTCCTGTCCATCCATTTATTTCACTATTagaacacaaatatatattccCTTCATTCCAAATTAGTtgatatttaagatttttttatgtattagaacataaaacatttaattttctgttttacttttagttaatatactttattattttatttagcatAATCAGATTATTAAAGACTAGAGATATGGAAAAGTTTATCAAAAGCtgcactaaaaataaaaatataaaacaataacgaatttataaaaaaaaattaattagtaaaacgacaattaattaaaaacaaaaggaatattATAGATAAACTTCTTTTTCCATAGTTTTCACCTATGTGATTCGTTAAAAGTTTGTCTGAGAAAAACTAAACGATGTACATTCAATAATTCAATCTCTTTGTG encodes the following:
- the LOC104757890 gene encoding L-ascorbate oxidase homolog isoform X2; this encodes MYGTTCPIPPRSNYTYILQVKDQIGSFYYFPSLAFHKAAGGFGAIRILSRPGIPVPFADPAGDYTVLIGDWYKSNHTDLKSRLDRGKKLPSPDGILINGRSSGATINVEQGKTYRLRISNVGLQNSLNFRIQNHRMKLVEVEGTHTLQTMFSSLDIHVGQSYSVLITADQSPRDYYVVVSSRFTDKIITSTGVLRYSGSSTPASGPIPGGPTIQVDWSLNQARAIRTNLTASGPRPNPQGSYHYGLIPLIRTIVFGSSAGQINGKQRYGVNSVSFVPSDTPLKLADFFKISGVYKINSISDKPTGGGLYLDTSVLQVDYRTFIEIIFENKEDIVQSYHLNGYSFWVVGMDGGQWKTGSRNGYNLRDAVSRSTVQVYPKSWTAIYIALDNVGMWNLRSEFWARQYLGQQLYLRVFTSSTSLRDEYPIPKNSRLCGRARGRHTRPL
- the LOC104757890 gene encoding L-ascorbate oxidase homolog isoform X1, producing MYGTTCPIPPRSNYTYILQVKDQIGSFYYFPSLAFHKAAGGFGAIRILSRPGIPVPFADPAGDYTVLIGDWYKSNHTDLKSRLDRGKKLPSPDGILINGRSSGATINVEQGKTYRLRISNVGLQNSLNFRIQNHRMKLVEVEGTHTLQTMFSSLDIHVGQSYSVLITADQSPRDYYVVVSSRFTDKIITTTGVLRYSGSSASASGPIPGGPTIQVDWSLNQARAIRTNLTASGPRPNPQGSYHYGLIPLIRTIVFGSSAGQINGKQRYGVNSVSFVPSDTPLKLADFFKISGVYKINSISDKPTGGGLYLDTSVLQVDYRTFIEIIFENKEDIVQSYHLNGYSFWVVGMDGGQWKTGSRNGYNLRDAVSRSTVQVYPKSWTAIYIALDNVGMWNLRSEFWARQYLGQQLYLRVFTSSTSLRDEYPIPKNSRLCGRARGRHTRPL